A section of the Devosia rhizoryzae genome encodes:
- the katG gene encoding catalase/peroxidase HPI, translated as MTDPNPHVQSASAGECPVDHGQHGKGESKRGGHHRNRDWWPKALDVSMLHNNSAKSDPLGPDFSYREAFKTLDLEAVKADLRALMTDSQDWWPADFGHYGGLFIRMAWHSAGTYRITDGRGGAGMGQQRFAPLNSWPDNAALDKARRLIWPIKQKYGQAISWADLMILTGNVALESMGFKTFGFAGGRRDVWEPEELFWGPEGTWLGDERYSGERQLSEPLGAVQMGLIYVNPEGPNGNPDPVRAAYDIRMTFARMAMNDEETVALIAGGHTFGKTHGAGDPSLIAAEPEGADLEDQGLGWKSKHGTGIGKDAITSGLEVTWSQTPVQWSNYFFENLFGYEWELTTSPAGAKQWVAKTDDHVIPDAFDPSRKHRPTMLTTDLSLRFDPEYEKISRRFLEHPEQFADAFARAWFKLTHRDMGPKVLYLGAEVPAEDLIWQDVIPPVDHALINEGDIAILKTRIADAGLSVDELVGTAWASASTFRGSDKRGGANGARIRLAPQKDWEVNKPAQLARVLAKLEAIKADFQAEGKIVSLADLIVLAGGVGVELAARAGGHDVVVPFTPGRMDASAEQTDPSSFAALEPRTDGFRNYLSNRRFMEPEEALVDRAHLLNLTAPEMTVLLGGLRVLNIGVNEHGILTDRPETLSNDFFLNLLSMDTVWEPVAGEDNLYQSHSRMTGERKWTGTRVDLIFGSHSQLRAYAEVYAQSDSAPKFARDFVAAWTKVMNADRFDLRV; from the coding sequence ATGACCGATCCCAATCCCCACGTCCAATCAGCCTCCGCTGGCGAGTGCCCGGTCGATCACGGCCAGCATGGCAAGGGCGAAAGCAAGCGCGGTGGTCATCACCGCAATCGCGACTGGTGGCCCAAGGCGCTGGACGTCTCGATGCTGCACAACAATTCGGCCAAGTCCGATCCGCTCGGTCCGGATTTCAGCTATCGGGAGGCGTTCAAGACGCTGGATCTTGAGGCAGTCAAGGCAGACCTGCGCGCGCTGATGACGGATTCCCAGGATTGGTGGCCGGCCGACTTCGGTCACTATGGTGGCCTCTTCATCCGCATGGCCTGGCACAGCGCCGGCACCTATCGCATCACCGATGGCCGTGGCGGCGCCGGCATGGGGCAGCAGCGTTTTGCGCCGCTCAATTCCTGGCCGGACAATGCTGCGCTCGACAAGGCGCGCCGCCTGATCTGGCCGATCAAGCAGAAGTATGGTCAGGCAATCTCCTGGGCCGATCTCATGATCCTCACCGGCAATGTCGCGCTCGAGTCGATGGGCTTCAAGACGTTTGGCTTTGCCGGTGGCCGTCGTGACGTCTGGGAACCCGAGGAGCTGTTCTGGGGTCCGGAAGGGACGTGGCTGGGCGACGAGCGCTATTCGGGCGAACGCCAGCTGAGCGAGCCGCTCGGCGCCGTGCAGATGGGCCTCATCTATGTCAATCCGGAAGGGCCAAACGGCAATCCTGACCCGGTTCGGGCCGCCTACGACATCCGCATGACCTTTGCGCGCATGGCCATGAATGACGAAGAAACCGTGGCGCTGATCGCCGGCGGCCACACTTTCGGCAAGACTCACGGTGCCGGCGACCCGTCGCTGATCGCGGCGGAACCGGAAGGCGCGGACCTCGAGGACCAGGGCCTTGGCTGGAAGAGCAAGCATGGCACTGGTATCGGCAAGGACGCCATCACGTCAGGCCTCGAAGTCACCTGGTCGCAGACCCCGGTGCAGTGGAGCAACTACTTCTTCGAGAACCTTTTCGGTTACGAATGGGAGCTGACCACCAGCCCGGCAGGCGCCAAGCAGTGGGTGGCCAAGACCGACGACCACGTCATTCCGGACGCCTTCGATCCGTCGCGCAAGCATCGGCCGACCATGCTGACGACCGACCTGTCGCTGCGTTTCGATCCCGAATACGAAAAGATCTCGCGCCGCTTCCTCGAACATCCGGAGCAGTTTGCCGACGCCTTCGCACGCGCCTGGTTCAAGCTCACCCACCGCGACATGGGGCCAAAGGTTCTTTATCTCGGCGCCGAAGTGCCGGCGGAAGACCTGATCTGGCAGGATGTGATCCCGCCTGTCGATCACGCGCTGATCAACGAAGGCGACATCGCCATCCTCAAGACCCGCATCGCCGATGCCGGCCTTTCGGTGGATGAGCTCGTGGGCACGGCCTGGGCTTCGGCCTCGACCTTCCGCGGCTCGGACAAGCGCGGCGGGGCTAACGGCGCTCGCATCCGCCTGGCACCGCAGAAGGACTGGGAAGTCAACAAGCCCGCGCAGCTGGCTCGCGTTCTCGCCAAGCTCGAAGCGATTAAGGCCGATTTCCAGGCCGAAGGAAAGATCGTGTCGCTGGCCGATCTTATCGTTCTGGCCGGTGGCGTTGGGGTTGAACTGGCAGCACGGGCAGGGGGCCATGACGTGGTGGTGCCGTTTACGCCTGGCCGCATGGATGCCTCGGCGGAGCAGACCGATCCGTCGTCCTTCGCTGCGCTCGAACCGCGTACCGATGGCTTCCGCAACTACCTGTCGAACCGCCGCTTCATGGAACCGGAGGAGGCACTGGTTGACCGGGCGCATCTCCTCAATCTCACGGCACCAGAAATGACGGTGCTGCTGGGTGGTCTGCGTGTGCTCAATATCGGTGTCAACGAACACGGCATCCTGACCGATAGGCCTGAGACGCTGAGCAACGACTTCTTCCTCAATCTCCTGTCCATGGACACGGTGTGGGAGCCTGTTGCTGGCGAAGACAACCTCTACCAGTCGCACTCGCGCATGACCGGCGAACGGAAGTGGACGGGTACGCGCGTCGACCTGATCTTCGGCTCGCATTCGCAGCTTCGTGCCTATGCCGAGGTCTATGCGCAGTCGGATTCGGCGCCCAAGTTCGCCCGCGACTTCGTTGCGGCCTGGACGAAGGTGATGAACGCGGACCGTTTCGATCTGCGGGTCTGA
- a CDS encoding DUF2336 domain-containing protein, with protein MSEIDEGHRAFAQFRVLNGEDSHGEREQLFRNMAQLFSYVSDRCDDEQVAQYDEVLCRLAELVEVEARVHVAKLLAPLDRAPGTVVVKLANDDIEVARPLLEFSSVLSDDDLIDIVSRQSEEHRVAIAGRAELHDRVGQAIVEHGETASVVRLVRNGRAELDRATLEKLVERATRDAEIAADLRGRHDIDWKSLRGEIDQAAGKILQSLGEVERPFDPVAAGKVNTVVYNRIRNRAGFNAQEWKVAYNQVRGLADRKQLDDRALARFARFGYGHHAAAALSVMLSVAPELVVKWLAGQDYVAVTVALRAAGLTPELFEAIVATLPWRDLPSDADKRMVTSRFEALDAEDAKNIFELWRAHSFRKRAPSEERQSA; from the coding sequence ATGAGCGAAATCGACGAAGGCCACCGGGCGTTTGCTCAGTTCCGGGTTCTCAATGGCGAGGACAGTCACGGCGAGCGCGAGCAGCTGTTCCGCAACATGGCGCAGCTTTTCTCCTATGTTTCGGACCGCTGCGACGACGAGCAGGTTGCCCAATATGACGAAGTGCTGTGCCGGCTGGCCGAACTGGTCGAGGTCGAGGCACGGGTACATGTCGCCAAGCTCCTTGCGCCGCTGGACCGTGCGCCCGGCACAGTGGTGGTCAAACTTGCCAATGACGACATCGAGGTTGCCCGGCCGCTGCTCGAATTTTCGAGCGTGCTCAGCGACGACGACCTGATCGACATCGTTTCGCGGCAATCGGAAGAGCATCGCGTTGCGATTGCCGGCCGCGCCGAGCTGCACGATCGAGTCGGCCAAGCGATTGTCGAACACGGCGAAACTGCTTCCGTGGTGCGCCTAGTGCGCAATGGGCGGGCTGAACTCGACCGCGCCACGCTCGAGAAGCTGGTCGAGCGCGCAACACGCGATGCCGAGATCGCGGCAGACCTTCGCGGGCGCCACGATATCGACTGGAAGTCGCTTCGAGGCGAAATCGACCAGGCGGCAGGCAAGATATTGCAGTCCCTGGGAGAGGTGGAGCGGCCGTTCGATCCGGTTGCGGCGGGCAAGGTCAACACCGTTGTTTACAATCGCATCCGCAATCGTGCCGGCTTCAACGCTCAGGAATGGAAGGTTGCCTACAATCAGGTGCGTGGCCTGGCCGACCGAAAGCAGCTGGACGACCGGGCGCTGGCCAGGTTCGCCCGCTTCGGCTACGGGCACCACGCGGCCGCCGCTCTTTCGGTGATGCTGAGCGTTGCGCCGGAACTCGTGGTGAAATGGCTGGCAGGCCAGGATTACGTGGCGGTTACCGTCGCCCTGCGCGCTGCCGGGCTCACGCCGGAACTGTTTGAGGCCATCGTGGCGACCCTGCCGTGGCGGGACCTGCCCAGCGATGCCGACAAGCGGATGGTCACCTCCCGTTTCGAAGCTCTGGATGCGGAAGACGCCAAGAACATCTTCGAGCTATGGCGCGCGCACTCCTTCCGCAAGCGCGCTCCGTCCGAAGAGCGGCAGTCGGCTTGA
- a CDS encoding biliverdin-producing heme oxygenase, with amino-acid sequence MQESGSSDQSGLRAALRHHTAPTHQELDALVGAFKTAEQYKVFLLSSFRFRLVAEPAASGSSFWAPLPLIGDLCSDLEDLGLAAPPSGSAALQFATASEKLGALYVLEGSALGARLLQRRAEAIGFNARYGARHLAHQTADNGRWKRFLAVLDDPRFDNDAALAAAQRVFEAALAIYAEAAHEHA; translated from the coding sequence ATGCAGGAAAGCGGGAGCTCGGATCAATCTGGCCTCAGGGCCGCGCTCCGCCACCACACCGCCCCCACACACCAGGAGTTGGACGCTCTGGTTGGCGCGTTCAAGACGGCCGAGCAGTACAAGGTCTTCCTGCTGAGCAGCTTTCGCTTTCGTCTTGTGGCCGAGCCGGCCGCATCCGGCAGCAGCTTTTGGGCGCCGCTACCGCTAATCGGCGATCTGTGCAGCGATTTGGAGGACCTCGGACTGGCTGCCCCGCCTTCGGGTTCTGCGGCGTTGCAGTTCGCTACGGCATCTGAAAAGCTCGGCGCGCTCTACGTTCTCGAGGGTTCGGCGCTGGGCGCACGCCTGTTGCAGCGGCGAGCGGAAGCGATCGGGTTTAATGCCCGCTACGGTGCGCGGCACCTGGCGCACCAGACCGCCGATAACGGCCGCTGGAAGAGGTTTCTTGCGGTTCTCGATGACCCGCGTTTTGACAATGACGCGGCGCTTGCCGCAGCGCAGCGCGTGTTTGAAGCAGCGCTCGCTATCTATGCGGAGGCGGCTCATGAGCACGCTTGA
- a CDS encoding histidine kinase dimerization/phosphoacceptor domain -containing protein codes for MSTLEGINLTNCDLEPIHIPGSIQPYGVMLIANPGSGEIVGYAGAAKVSDALLGQQLDNVIGLSSTAIMPLVPRSGVHVLGDVPFGGQVHDAVAYVSGEHLVVELSEKTDETALDAGFLAQLDSLEMRLENSTSLGELSDEAAQIFQRLTGYSRVMVYQFVDDDAGVVLGEAISDQSPSFMHHHFPASDIPRQARALYVRNRVRVIADVYYEPAPIISASSDLKSIDLSDSTLRSVSPVHIQYLKNMGVAASASMSIVKDGVLWGLIACHHHAPRPLSLNTRLACQTMATSLARLVKVREENELYRERVRLRSHEDAVLTRLGADEGLDVFFQHSGLELARLLQADGFAAVQGGELFTSGRCPDGIDVRAIADFVRVQALLRPFATNQLSSQLQGAEVYADTAAGLLAVTMSTEVPTILMWFRAEKLQTVKWAGNPHKDVDHAPGAVLTPRASFEEWSESVSGRSRDWTHAEVESASRIVRLMLEARNNSRIRQLNRELTTTLAENENLLQQKDFLMREVNHRVQNSLALVGAFLKMQGRAASPETREQLDQAQNRLLAVSLAHRRLYQDDSVEIIDLSRYLDELVGELVATIDVGWEEKVTLDLAPMLISTDRAVTVGLIVNELLTNLAKYAYDGAVGPALIRLEQYRDNLRLVVQDRGQGMNGTVTGTGFGAKMLNTLVQGLDGSLSYEDNNPGVRAIVTAPIRPRV; via the coding sequence ATGAGCACGCTTGAGGGGATCAACCTCACAAATTGCGACCTGGAGCCGATCCATATTCCCGGCTCGATCCAGCCCTATGGCGTCATGCTGATCGCCAATCCGGGGTCCGGCGAGATCGTGGGTTATGCAGGCGCCGCAAAGGTGTCCGATGCCCTGCTGGGACAACAGCTGGATAACGTTATCGGCCTTTCGAGCACAGCAATCATGCCGCTGGTGCCGCGCAGCGGCGTTCACGTCCTCGGCGATGTGCCGTTCGGGGGCCAGGTGCATGATGCGGTTGCATATGTCAGCGGCGAGCACCTTGTTGTTGAGCTCAGCGAGAAAACAGACGAGACGGCGCTTGATGCCGGGTTCCTGGCACAGCTGGATTCGCTTGAAATGCGGCTTGAGAACTCGACGAGCCTGGGTGAATTGTCGGACGAGGCGGCGCAGATCTTTCAGCGTCTGACCGGCTATAGCCGCGTCATGGTTTACCAATTTGTCGATGATGATGCGGGTGTGGTGCTCGGGGAAGCGATTTCTGACCAATCACCCAGTTTCATGCATCATCACTTTCCCGCCTCCGACATTCCGCGGCAGGCGCGCGCGCTTTATGTGCGCAACAGGGTTCGGGTGATTGCCGACGTTTACTACGAGCCGGCACCGATCATCAGCGCCAGCAGTGACCTCAAGAGCATCGATCTCAGCGATTCGACGCTGCGGAGCGTCTCGCCGGTGCATATCCAGTATCTCAAGAACATGGGCGTCGCGGCTTCCGCCTCGATGTCGATCGTCAAGGATGGAGTGCTCTGGGGGTTGATTGCCTGCCACCACCATGCGCCGCGACCACTGTCGCTCAACACAAGGCTGGCCTGCCAAACCATGGCCACCAGCCTTGCCCGTCTGGTCAAGGTGCGGGAAGAAAACGAGCTCTATCGCGAGCGCGTGCGCCTGCGGTCGCATGAAGATGCGGTGCTCACCCGGCTCGGCGCCGATGAAGGACTGGACGTCTTTTTTCAACATTCCGGCCTCGAACTGGCGCGGCTGTTGCAAGCCGATGGCTTTGCTGCGGTACAGGGTGGCGAACTCTTCACGTCGGGGCGTTGCCCGGATGGGATCGATGTTCGGGCCATCGCCGACTTCGTTCGCGTCCAGGCGCTCCTTCGTCCCTTTGCCACCAACCAGCTTTCCTCTCAATTGCAGGGTGCTGAAGTCTACGCCGATACGGCTGCCGGACTTCTCGCCGTAACCATGTCGACCGAAGTGCCCACCATTTTGATGTGGTTCCGGGCCGAGAAGCTTCAAACGGTCAAGTGGGCGGGCAATCCGCACAAGGACGTCGACCATGCGCCGGGTGCCGTGCTGACACCGCGTGCCTCGTTCGAGGAATGGTCGGAGAGCGTCAGTGGCCGCTCCAGGGATTGGACCCATGCCGAAGTCGAGTCCGCGTCGCGCATCGTTAGGCTGATGCTGGAAGCGCGTAACAATTCCCGCATTCGCCAGCTCAATCGCGAGCTGACAACGACTTTGGCCGAGAACGAAAACCTGCTGCAGCAGAAGGACTTCCTGATGCGCGAGGTCAATCATCGCGTGCAGAACAGCCTCGCTCTGGTCGGGGCCTTCCTCAAGATGCAAGGCCGGGCGGCGAGCCCCGAGACACGTGAGCAGCTCGACCAAGCGCAGAACCGGCTCCTCGCCGTGTCGCTGGCGCACCGGCGGCTTTATCAGGATGACAGTGTCGAGATCATCGACCTGTCGCGATACCTCGACGAACTGGTGGGTGAACTGGTCGCCACCATCGATGTCGGCTGGGAAGAAAAAGTGACGCTCGATCTCGCGCCGATGCTGATCAGCACCGATCGCGCTGTGACGGTGGGACTGATCGTCAACGAGCTTCTGACCAATCTCGCCAAATATGCTTATGACGGAGCCGTCGGTCCGGCGTTGATCCGGCTGGAGCAATATCGCGACAACCTGCGCCTTGTGGTGCAGGATCGCGGGCAGGGCATGAACGGCACCGTGACCGGCACGGGCTTCGGCGCGAAGATGCTCAACACGCTGGTGCAAGGGCTTGATGGCAGCCTGAGCTACGAGGACAATAATCCAGGCGTCCGCGCTATCGTGACGGCGCCTATTCGCCCGCGCGTCTAG
- a CDS encoding ArsR/SmtB family transcription factor yields MNGLGSLVGVLKAAGESTRLRLLALLADGDHSVKDLTEILDQSQPRVSRHLKLLADAGLVERHAEGAWAYYRLAPSGQGAELARWLTARVDPADAERRRDRARQVEAREAQQAIAADYFAKVAESWDLLKTLHVPEAAVEAAVLAELGGRSVDLLIDLGTGTGRMLEVLAPAYKHGIGIDSSREMLAVARSRLAGSGLAHAQVRLGDIGALDPATGPADVIVIHQVLHYFDDPGRMLAQARRLLKPGGEILIVDFAPHDLEFLRSEHAHRRLGLSREQMSGWASLAGLDVLAMREFPSDTNDRGLTVCLWHLGDRNRTE; encoded by the coding sequence ATGAACGGTTTAGGCAGTTTGGTTGGGGTGTTGAAGGCGGCGGGTGAAAGCACCCGGCTGCGTCTTCTTGCCCTGCTTGCCGATGGCGATCACTCGGTGAAAGACCTCACCGAAATTCTCGACCAAAGCCAGCCTCGCGTCTCTCGCCACCTCAAGCTCCTGGCCGATGCGGGTCTCGTCGAGCGCCACGCGGAAGGCGCCTGGGCCTATTATCGGCTGGCGCCGAGCGGGCAGGGGGCAGAGCTGGCGCGCTGGCTCACGGCGCGGGTCGATCCAGCCGATGCCGAACGCCGCCGTGACCGGGCGCGGCAGGTGGAGGCGCGCGAGGCGCAACAAGCCATTGCAGCCGATTACTTCGCCAAGGTCGCGGAGAGCTGGGATCTGCTCAAGACCCTGCACGTGCCTGAAGCGGCGGTCGAGGCAGCGGTGCTTGCGGAACTTGGCGGGCGCAGCGTTGACCTGCTGATCGATCTTGGCACCGGAACCGGACGCATGCTCGAAGTCCTGGCGCCCGCTTACAAGCACGGCATCGGCATCGATTCGAGCCGCGAAATGCTGGCGGTCGCCCGGTCCCGCCTGGCTGGATCGGGCCTAGCCCATGCGCAGGTGCGGCTCGGCGATATCGGCGCGCTAGACCCCGCGACCGGACCGGCGGATGTCATCGTCATTCACCAGGTCCTGCACTATTTCGACGATCCCGGCCGCATGCTGGCGCAGGCGCGCCGGCTGCTAAAGCCCGGTGGCGAGATCCTGATCGTCGATTTTGCGCCGCATGACCTCGAATTCCTGCGGAGCGAACACGCGCATCGCCGTCTTGGCCTCTCGCGCGAGCAGATGAGCGGCTGGGCATCCCTTGCGGGCCTTGATGTGTTGGCCATGCGCGAATTCCCCAGCGACACAAATGACCGTGGTTTGACCGTGTGCCTCTGGCACCTGGGCGACCGCAACAGGACGGAATGA
- the metF gene encoding methylenetetrahydrofolate reductase [NAD(P)H] encodes MLDDNFRASRQTADQRPELQLSFEFFPPKTDAMEERFWDSIGKLAPLGPRFVSVTYGAGGSTRERTLRMVKGITADSGVPAAAHLTCVGASRNEVDEVVRGYREAGVNRIVALRGDPPEGVGHPFTPHPDGYKNAADLVAGIRKIGDFDISVAAYPEKHPQSPDWDSDIDNLKRKLDAGADRAITQMFFSNGDYLRYLERARKAGITAPIVPGIQPIHSFKQISGFAARCGASIPEWLAERFEGLDDDPETRALVAAAVAAEQVTELLDEGVTEFHFYTLNRSNLVLALARLLGRRP; translated from the coding sequence ATGCTTGACGACAACTTCCGCGCCAGCCGCCAAACCGCTGACCAGCGCCCGGAACTGCAGCTCTCGTTCGAGTTCTTTCCGCCCAAGACCGATGCGATGGAAGAGCGCTTCTGGGACAGTATCGGCAAGCTGGCGCCTCTTGGTCCCCGATTTGTGTCGGTGACCTATGGGGCGGGCGGCTCGACGCGCGAGCGCACCTTGCGCATGGTCAAGGGCATCACGGCCGACAGCGGCGTGCCGGCGGCGGCGCATCTCACCTGTGTCGGCGCAAGCCGCAACGAGGTGGATGAGGTTGTGCGGGGATACCGTGAGGCGGGCGTCAACCGCATTGTCGCCTTGCGCGGCGATCCGCCGGAAGGGGTCGGCCACCCGTTCACACCGCATCCTGATGGCTACAAGAACGCGGCGGACCTCGTAGCCGGCATTCGCAAGATTGGCGACTTCGACATTTCCGTCGCGGCCTATCCCGAAAAGCATCCGCAGAGCCCCGATTGGGACAGCGACATCGACAATCTCAAGCGAAAGCTTGATGCCGGCGCCGATCGCGCCATCACGCAGATGTTCTTCAGCAACGGAGACTATCTGCGCTACCTCGAGCGGGCCCGGAAAGCCGGCATTACGGCGCCGATCGTGCCTGGGATACAGCCGATCCATTCGTTCAAGCAGATCTCGGGCTTTGCTGCGCGCTGCGGTGCGTCCATTCCGGAATGGCTGGCCGAGCGCTTTGAAGGGCTAGACGACGACCCGGAAACGCGCGCTTTGGTTGCCGCTGCAGTGGCGGCAGAGCAGGTGACCGAGCTCCTCGATGAAGGTGTAACGGAGTTCCACTTTTATACGCTCAACCGCTCGAACCTTGTTCTTGCTTTGGCGCGTTTGCTGGGGCGGAGGCCGTAG
- a CDS encoding J domain-containing protein: protein MLCCVRKAEENRDRWQKFTRFLGSFSARTGLSGRVANILDPDTWLPGGREAAFTLALIALSAKMAVADGAVTASEVRAFNATVEVAKGNEPQVERLFNLAKQDVAGYDAYARKVARFFASTPDTLEHVLDGLFFIATADGLVHEAELDYLRDVSRIFGFDEARFEQVASQHVMLEQGVDPYTVLGLNHDAPPEEVRRVYRRLVAEHHPDRLIAKGVPEDLIDVATARMAAINLAYQALTKPKAQPLLTSPVNA, encoded by the coding sequence ATGCTGTGCTGCGTGCGAAAAGCCGAAGAGAACCGCGATCGGTGGCAGAAGTTCACCCGGTTTTTGGGCTCGTTCAGCGCTCGCACCGGCCTGTCGGGCCGGGTCGCGAATATTCTTGATCCGGATACCTGGCTGCCTGGTGGCCGGGAGGCGGCGTTCACCCTGGCGCTGATCGCGCTCTCTGCCAAGATGGCAGTCGCCGATGGAGCGGTTACGGCTTCGGAAGTCCGTGCCTTCAACGCTACGGTTGAGGTCGCCAAGGGCAACGAGCCGCAGGTAGAGCGCCTGTTCAACCTCGCCAAGCAGGATGTTGCAGGCTACGACGCCTATGCCCGCAAGGTCGCCCGGTTTTTTGCCTCAACGCCGGATACGCTCGAGCATGTGCTGGACGGGCTCTTCTTTATCGCTACGGCCGACGGGTTGGTGCACGAGGCAGAGCTTGATTACCTGCGCGATGTGAGCCGTATCTTTGGTTTCGACGAGGCGCGGTTCGAGCAGGTCGCGTCCCAGCATGTGATGCTGGAGCAGGGGGTCGACCCCTATACCGTGCTCGGCCTCAACCACGATGCGCCGCCGGAGGAAGTCCGGCGGGTCTACCGCCGTCTGGTGGCGGAGCATCATCCCGACCGGCTGATCGCCAAGGGCGTGCCAGAAGACCTGATCGACGTTGCGACGGCTCGGATGGCCGCAATCAACCTGGCCTATCAGGCTTTGACCAAGCCTAAGGCACAGCCGCTGTTGACGAGCCCGGTAAACGCTTGA
- a CDS encoding carboxynorspermidine decarboxylase: protein MPLATPFYLIDEAKLDANLQKVDRLRALSGAKCVMALKAFATWSTFEQIAPHMDGSTSSSLNEVRLGREKFGGETHAYSVAWSDGEIDEAISYADKIIFNSLRQLERFHAKAAHLPIGMRVNPGISHSHFDLADPARPFSRLGEWDLKRIDSAMDRVSGFMIHCNCENDSFPAFSALLDQFEAKLGSYLERLNWISFGGGLHFTGDGYPIDLLAARLKSFAERYQLQVYLEPGDAVVTDTTTLEVTVLDVVENEKSIAIVDSAVEAHMLDLLVYRETATVAPNAGPHRYVVAGKSCLAGDVFGEFDFPERLDVGSRVSLLNAGGYTMVKKNWFNGVAMPSIAIRRRNGQVELMRQFDYADYVASLG from the coding sequence ATGCCCTTGGCCACACCTTTCTACCTCATCGATGAAGCCAAGCTCGATGCGAACCTTCAGAAGGTCGATCGGCTGCGTGCCCTTTCGGGCGCCAAATGCGTCATGGCACTCAAGGCTTTCGCCACTTGGTCGACGTTCGAGCAGATCGCGCCGCATATGGACGGCTCGACGTCATCCTCACTCAACGAAGTGCGCCTGGGCAGGGAGAAGTTCGGCGGCGAAACGCACGCCTATTCGGTCGCGTGGTCGGACGGTGAGATCGACGAGGCGATCTCCTATGCCGACAAGATCATCTTCAATTCGCTTCGCCAACTGGAGCGCTTCCACGCCAAGGCCGCGCATTTGCCGATCGGCATGCGGGTCAATCCGGGCATCAGCCACTCCCATTTCGACCTGGCCGATCCGGCGCGGCCATTCAGCCGGCTGGGCGAATGGGATCTGAAGCGCATCGACAGCGCCATGGATCGTGTCAGCGGCTTCATGATCCACTGCAACTGCGAGAACGACAGCTTTCCTGCGTTCTCGGCATTGCTCGACCAGTTCGAGGCCAAGCTGGGATCGTATCTTGAGCGGCTCAACTGGATCAGCTTCGGTGGTGGCTTGCACTTCACCGGCGATGGCTATCCCATCGACCTGCTGGCGGCCCGGCTCAAGAGCTTTGCGGAGCGCTACCAGCTGCAGGTCTATCTCGAGCCCGGCGATGCGGTGGTGACCGATACGACGACGCTGGAAGTCACCGTGCTCGACGTGGTGGAGAATGAAAAGTCGATCGCCATCGTCGACAGCGCCGTCGAGGCGCACATGCTGGACCTGCTGGTTTATCGCGAAACGGCGACAGTTGCGCCTAATGCCGGACCGCACCGCTATGTCGTCGCCGGCAAGTCTTGCCTTGCAGGCGATGTGTTCGGCGAGTTCGATTTCCCGGAGCGGCTGGACGTTGGCTCGCGGGTGTCGCTGCTGAACGCCGGTGGCTATACCATGGTCAAGAAGAACTGGTTCAACGGCGTGGCGATGCCCTCGATCGCCATTCGCCGAAGAAATGGTCAAGTCGAACTCATGCGTCAGTTCGATTATGCCGATTATGTCGCCAGCCTCGGCTAG